The following are encoded together in the Pleurocapsa sp. FMAR1 genome:
- a CDS encoding BON domain-containing protein, with the protein MNKLTTFLLGGILLFGAVGCDVARTSADAPTSDDGKVENPGQVQDTKEDATNEIRQKQLNSDIRAREQRNDIAGNQEKRDDSDLESEIRAKLEANIPRSKLTIQAKDGNVAIAGTVPGDKEYSTIEPLAKEITGVNNVNIDNVKVVPGPES; encoded by the coding sequence ATGAATAAACTAACAACATTTTTACTAGGTGGTATTTTACTTTTTGGCGCAGTCGGCTGTGATGTAGCCAGAACTAGTGCTGATGCCCCTACCTCGGACGATGGAAAAGTAGAAAACCCTGGACAGGTACAAGATACCAAAGAAGATGCTACCAACGAAATTCGCCAAAAGCAGCTAAATTCTGATATTCGCGCCAGAGAGCAACGTAACGATATTGCAGGCAACCAGGAAAAAAGAGACGATTCTGATCTCGAGAGTGAAATTAGAGCAAAATTAGAGGCTAATATACCTCGTTCTAAACTAACTATACAAGCAAAAGATGGTAATGTAGCGATCGCGGGAACTGTTCCTGGTGATAAAGAATATTCAACCATTGAACCTTTAGCTAAAGAAATTACTGGAGTTAACAATGTAAATATAGACAATGTAAAAGTAGTACCTGGGCCTGAATCATAG
- a CDS encoding cytochrome c oxidase subunit 3, translating to MQGSTVDNKSQIANAKLAVGIASEQEADHGHHGHPDYRMFGLYIFLVSDSMTFIGFFAALLIYRAIMPVWPPEGMPELELLIPIINTSILVASSFVMHRGQTALKNNDVKGLQTWFGITAAMGAVFLAGQIYEYSHAEFGLTTNLFASCFYVLTGFHGLHVMTGVLLILCVLWRSREEGHYSSSSHFGVEAAEIYWHFVDVIWLVLFVLVYLIN from the coding sequence ATGCAAGGTTCAACAGTAGATAATAAATCACAAATAGCGAATGCGAAGCTAGCCGTAGGCATCGCCTCCGAACAAGAAGCGGATCATGGACATCATGGACATCCCGATTATCGAATGTTTGGTCTGTATATCTTTCTTGTTTCCGATAGTATGACCTTTATCGGTTTTTTTGCTGCGTTGCTCATCTATCGAGCGATTATGCCAGTCTGGCCTCCTGAAGGTATGCCAGAATTAGAGTTGCTGATCCCAATTATCAATACCTCGATCCTCGTAGCTAGTAGTTTTGTGATGCATCGAGGACAAACTGCTCTTAAAAATAACGACGTTAAAGGTTTACAAACTTGGTTTGGCATCACTGCCGCTATGGGCGCAGTGTTCTTAGCTGGACAAATATATGAGTATTCTCATGCCGAGTTTGGTTTAACTACTAATCTTTTTGCTAGTTGCTTTTATGTCTTGACTGGATTCCACGGTCTACACGTAATGACAGGAGTATTATTAATTCTCTGTGTCTTGTGGCGATCGCGCGAAGAAGGACACTATTCTAGCAGCAGCCATTTTGGCGTAGAGGCAGCAGAGATATACTGGCACTTTGTTGATGTAATTTGGTTAGTGTTATTTGTCTTGGTATATCTGATTAATTAA
- a CDS encoding heme o synthase, with translation MTGTSLARQNQNLAEVVKSYYQLTKPRIIPLLLITTAASMWIASEGRVDPILLLVTLLGGTLAAASAQVLNCIYDQDIDYTMTRTRKRPIPSGKVQPRHALIFAAVLGILSFSLLTLFANLLAALLAMSGIIFYMLIYTHWLKRHTTQNIVIGGAAGSIPPLVGWAAVTGSLGLIPWLLFGIIFLWTPPHFWALALMIKEDYAEVGIPMLPVVKGEAETVKQIWVYTLLVVPCSLLLMYPVGNLGIVYGAIATYLGYKFIYKAWELKQDPTSNQLARGMFKYSIFYMMLLCVAMIIDTLPLTHQLIGMVFTCGG, from the coding sequence ATGACAGGGACAAGTCTAGCCCGCCAAAATCAAAATTTAGCTGAAGTGGTTAAAAGCTATTATCAGCTAACCAAACCCCGTATCATTCCCTTGCTGCTAATCACCACGGCTGCATCAATGTGGATTGCTTCTGAGGGCAGAGTAGACCCAATTTTACTATTAGTTACTTTATTAGGGGGTACATTAGCAGCAGCTTCGGCTCAAGTACTCAACTGCATCTACGACCAAGATATTGACTACACCATGACTCGGACACGCAAGCGTCCAATCCCTTCAGGTAAGGTGCAGCCTCGTCACGCTCTAATTTTTGCTGCCGTGTTAGGCATACTTTCATTTTCGTTGCTAACTTTGTTTGCTAATTTATTGGCAGCATTATTGGCAATGTCTGGCATTATTTTTTATATGCTCATTTATACTCATTGGCTAAAGCGACACACGACCCAAAACATTGTGATTGGTGGTGCTGCGGGGTCAATTCCACCTTTGGTTGGTTGGGCTGCGGTAACAGGCAGTCTAGGCTTAATCCCCTGGTTATTGTTTGGCATCATCTTTCTGTGGACTCCTCCTCATTTTTGGGCTTTGGCACTGATGATCAAAGAAGACTATGCCGAAGTGGGAATACCAATGTTGCCTGTAGTTAAAGGAGAAGCAGAAACTGTTAAGCAAATCTGGGTTTATACTCTGTTAGTAGTTCCCTGTAGCCTATTGTTAATGTATCCTGTAGGGAATTTGGGTATTGTTTATGGTGCGATCGCAACTTATCTCGGCTATAAGTTTATCTACAAGGCTTGGGAATTAAAGCAAGATCCAACTAGCAATCAGTTAGCGCGGGGGATGTTTAAGTATTCCATCTTCTATATGATGTTATTGTGCGTGGCGATGATTATTGATACCTTGCCTCTAACTCATCAGTTAATAGGCATGGTGTTTACCTGCGGTGGATAA
- the ctaD gene encoding cytochrome c oxidase subunit I, producing the protein MSTTLERNVPTTIDGHDEHPQRKWQDYFGFSTDHKVIGIQYLTTAFLFYFIGGALAEVMRTELSTPDPDFVQPEFYNQLLTMHGTIMLFLWIIPAGAAFANYLIPLMIGAEDMAFPRLNAVAFWMIPPGGILLLSSFFNGAPQAGWTSYPPLSLVSGKSGEEIWILSILILGTSSMLGAINFVTTILLMRIPDMDIHSMPLFCWSMLATSGLILIGTPVLGAALILLSFDLLAGTAFFNPAGGGDPIVYQHMFWFYSHPAVYIMILPFFGAISEILPVHARKPVFGYRAIAYSSLAISFLGLIVWAHHMFSSGTPGWLRMFFMATTMIIAVPTGIKVFSWCATIWGGKLSLNSAFIFAVGFLSSFLIGGLSGVMLAAVPFDIHVHDTYFIVAHFHYVLFGGSVFGLFAAVYHWFPKMTGRMVNETLGQIHFIMTFVGFNITFLPMHQLGLQGMNRRIALYDPQFQTLNIVCTIGSYILALSTFPFIINIVWSLYKGKKAGRNPWRALTLEWQTASPPIIENFEEEPVLWAGPYDYGVDSESIDGDEDVEDMLAAVTAEGR; encoded by the coding sequence ATGAGTACAACACTAGAAAGAAATGTCCCGACTACAATAGACGGACATGATGAACATCCCCAAAGAAAGTGGCAAGATTACTTTGGCTTTAGTACCGATCATAAAGTAATAGGTATTCAATATTTAACTACTGCTTTCCTTTTCTACTTTATCGGTGGCGCATTAGCCGAAGTAATGCGGACTGAACTTTCTACCCCCGATCCTGATTTTGTGCAACCTGAATTTTATAATCAGCTTTTGACTATGCACGGAACAATTATGTTGTTTCTGTGGATTATCCCTGCGGGGGCAGCATTTGCTAATTATTTGATTCCCTTGATGATTGGGGCAGAAGATATGGCATTTCCCCGTCTTAATGCCGTGGCATTTTGGATGATCCCCCCAGGCGGTATTTTATTGCTGAGTAGCTTCTTTAACGGTGCGCCTCAAGCTGGCTGGACTTCTTATCCACCTTTGAGTCTGGTAAGTGGTAAATCGGGAGAAGAGATTTGGATCCTCAGTATTTTGATCTTGGGAACATCTTCGATGTTGGGGGCAATTAACTTTGTCACTACTATCCTGCTAATGCGGATTCCCGATATGGACATTCACAGTATGCCTTTGTTTTGCTGGTCAATGTTAGCAACTTCAGGCTTGATCTTAATTGGTACTCCCGTATTAGGAGCAGCTTTAATCTTGCTTTCCTTCGATCTGCTTGCAGGCACGGCATTTTTCAATCCTGCGGGGGGTGGCGATCCAATAGTTTACCAGCATATGTTCTGGTTTTATTCTCATCCTGCTGTATATATTATGATTTTGCCCTTTTTTGGGGCAATTTCCGAGATTTTGCCAGTTCATGCTCGTAAACCAGTCTTTGGATATAGAGCGATCGCCTATTCTAGTTTGGCAATTAGTTTCTTAGGCTTAATTGTCTGGGCGCACCATATGTTCTCTAGTGGTACTCCTGGCTGGTTGCGGATGTTCTTTATGGCAACCACCATGATTATTGCCGTGCCTACAGGGATTAAGGTATTTAGCTGGTGTGCGACTATTTGGGGTGGAAAACTCAGCCTCAACAGTGCCTTTATTTTTGCAGTTGGTTTTCTTTCGTCCTTTTTAATTGGCGGTTTAAGTGGAGTTATGTTGGCTGCTGTGCCGTTTGACATCCACGTCCACGACACATACTTTATTGTGGCTCACTTCCACTATGTTCTCTTTGGCGGTTCGGTGTTTGGCTTATTTGCAGCGGTCTATCATTGGTTTCCTAAAATGACTGGGCGGATGGTTAATGAAACCCTGGGTCAGATTCACTTTATTATGACTTTTGTAGGCTTCAACATTACCTTTCTACCCATGCACCAATTGGGCTTACAGGGTATGAACCGTCGTATTGCCCTTTACGATCCTCAGTTTCAGACTCTCAACATAGTCTGTACTATTGGATCATATATTCTGGCACTATCTACCTTCCCCTTCATAATTAATATTGTTTGGAGTTTGTATAAAGGCAAAAAAGCTGGTCGCAACCCTTGGCGCGCATTAACTTTAGAATGGCAAACTGCTTCCCCACCAATTATTGAAAACTTTGAAGAAGAGCCTGTATTATGGGCGGGACCTTATGATTATGGTGTAGATAGCGAAAGTATCGATGGGGATGAAGACGTAGAAGATATGTTGGCAGCCGTAACGGCAGAAGGGCGATAG
- a CDS encoding cytochrome c oxidase subunit II translates to MNIPGNIITLIAGIAMTLISLWYGQNHGLLPVAASSDAGDVDELFNFMMTIATGLFLLVEGVLVYSLFKFRRQKGDTTDGPPIEGNVPLEIVWTAIPTVIVFILSIYSFEIYNRMGGLDPMAAGDSGPQLAHAHHHSELVALDPSRQNIALGLGVSPDSDQGINPLEVKVNGIQYAWIFTYPESGVISGEIHVPVDRPVALNMTAGDVIHAFWLPEFRIKQDVIPGRETKLVFTPNKVGEYPVVCAELCGAYHGGMKTRLYVDSEEDYQKWIQENTFAMNSDNESVAMNPAPNADAEFLAPYAKDIGVDANALAQLKP, encoded by the coding sequence GTGAATATTCCTGGTAACATAATTACTCTCATCGCTGGAATTGCGATGACCTTAATAAGTCTGTGGTATGGACAAAATCATGGGCTTCTTCCTGTAGCAGCATCTAGTGATGCAGGAGATGTGGATGAACTCTTTAACTTTATGATGACCATTGCCACTGGTTTATTTCTTTTAGTAGAAGGGGTATTAGTTTACTCCCTATTTAAATTTCGTCGCCAAAAAGGTGATACCACTGATGGGCCTCCAATAGAGGGGAATGTTCCTCTAGAGATTGTCTGGACTGCCATACCTACAGTAATTGTTTTTATTCTCTCCATTTATAGTTTTGAAATATACAACCGTATGGGGGGATTAGATCCAATGGCAGCAGGAGATTCTGGTCCTCAGTTAGCCCATGCCCATCATCACTCAGAATTAGTGGCTTTAGATCCGAGTAGGCAGAATATTGCTTTAGGTTTAGGCGTTTCTCCAGACTCCGATCAAGGTATAAACCCTCTAGAAGTAAAGGTTAATGGTATTCAATACGCCTGGATATTTACCTATCCAGAAAGTGGCGTAATTTCAGGAGAAATACACGTTCCCGTTGATCGCCCTGTAGCATTGAACATGACGGCGGGCGACGTAATTCATGCCTTCTGGCTGCCTGAATTTAGGATCAAGCAGGACGTAATTCCTGGTAGGGAAACTAAGTTGGTCTTTACACCTAATAAAGTCGGGGAATATCCTGTGGTGTGTGCCGAACTTTGTGGCGCATATCATGGCGGAATGAAAACTCGGCTTTATGTAGATAGCGAGGAAGACTATCAAAAGTGGATTCAGGAAAATACTTTTGCTATGAATAGTGATAATGAATCCGTAGCCATGAATCCTGCACCCAATGCTGATGCCGAATTTTTAGCACCATATGCTAAAGATATTGGAGTAGATGCAAATGCTTTAGCACAATTGAAGCCTTAG
- a CDS encoding DUF421 domain-containing protein translates to MFSDFNPFLEILITAPIGYVAIIILLRVSGKRTLAKWNSFDFVVTIALGSVLASILLSTKDAFGKGILAFALLILFQYVITWISVRSSIIQKLIKAEPAMLLYRGKMQQDIMKRERVAEGEILAALRSNGLSAIEDADAVILETDGSFSVIQNLNDSSASALKDVREFDRTRMARAN, encoded by the coding sequence ATGTTTAGCGATTTTAATCCATTTTTAGAAATACTAATAACAGCCCCCATAGGATACGTAGCAATCATCATTCTGCTACGAGTATCAGGTAAGCGAACTCTAGCAAAATGGAATTCTTTTGACTTTGTGGTTACCATTGCCCTCGGTTCAGTTTTAGCCAGCATACTTTTATCAACTAAGGATGCTTTTGGTAAAGGAATTTTGGCATTTGCCCTGCTAATATTATTTCAATACGTTATTACCTGGATTTCGGTGCGCTCTTCAATAATTCAAAAATTGATTAAAGCAGAACCAGCGATGCTTCTTTATCGAGGAAAAATGCAGCAAGACATTATGAAGCGAGAGCGCGTTGCCGAAGGGGAAATATTGGCAGCTTTACGCAGTAATGGTTTATCGGCAATAGAAGACGCTGATGCCGTAATCTTAGAAACAGATGGAAGCTTTAGTGTTATTCAAAATCTTAACGACAGTTCTGCTTCTGCTTTGAAAGATGTTCGGGAGTTCGATCGTACTAGAATGGCTCGTGCTAATTAA
- a CDS encoding COX15/CtaA family protein translates to MTESTFQPQTSNREELPRPQVWIRRLVWKMAIATLLLMAVGSATRVMNAGLACPDWPLCYGQLVPTRQMNLQVFLEWFHRLDAALIGISAIALSGLSWWYRRLLPKWLPWAATFALFLIVFQGILGGLTVTQLLRFDIVTAHLGTALLFFTTLIIMGTALLPYQGTKTAAKLSWLGLSAAALVYLQSILGGLVGSRWALHQCFGGSQLCNIMNAHILGVVPPTLATIALVWFAKKTPGLHKNLRILANAAAVLVSIQILLGFATFKLHLQVEPLTVTHQAVGASLLGVLVAFTVLAIRDQKQQAIAQ, encoded by the coding sequence ATGACAGAATCAACTTTTCAACCACAAACCAGCAACAGAGAAGAACTTCCCCGACCCCAAGTTTGGATTCGCCGTTTAGTTTGGAAAATGGCGATCGCCACACTACTTTTGATGGCTGTAGGCAGTGCCACTAGGGTTATGAACGCGGGGTTAGCCTGTCCAGACTGGCCTTTATGTTATGGTCAGCTTGTACCAACCCGACAGATGAACCTCCAGGTGTTTTTAGAATGGTTTCATCGTTTAGATGCTGCTTTGATAGGAATTAGTGCGATCGCCTTATCTGGTTTATCCTGGTGGTATCGTCGCCTATTGCCAAAATGGCTGCCTTGGGCTGCTACCTTTGCCCTATTTCTCATTGTTTTTCAGGGTATTTTAGGCGGACTTACAGTTACTCAGCTATTGCGTTTTGATATTGTTACAGCACATCTAGGCACAGCATTACTATTTTTTACAACCTTAATCATTATGGGAACTGCCCTGCTGCCTTATCAGGGAACAAAAACCGCAGCAAAACTAAGTTGGTTAGGCTTGAGCGCAGCAGCTTTAGTTTATCTGCAAAGTATTTTAGGAGGTTTAGTTGGCTCCCGTTGGGCATTGCATCAGTGTTTTGGAGGTTCTCAACTGTGTAACATCATGAATGCCCATATTTTAGGAGTTGTTCCCCCTACTTTGGCAACCATTGCCTTGGTTTGGTTTGCTAAGAAAACTCCTGGCTTACATAAAAATCTGCGTATTTTAGCTAACGCAGCAGCAGTATTAGTTAGCATCCAAATTTTACTGGGGTTTGCTACGTTCAAACTGCACCTTCAGGTTGAGCCTTTAACAGTTACTCATCAGGCGGTAGGTGCGAGTTTGTTAGGAGTATTAGTTGCTTTTACGGTGTTAGCTATACGAGATCAGAAACAACAGGCGATCGCTCAATAA
- a CDS encoding Crp/Fnr family transcriptional regulator, whose protein sequence is MSSPNLSKPVNRLLATLPTEDYQHLFPYLEPVKLTQNEILYNAGEDYKYAYFPSHSIVSTVAIMENGSTMEIGIIGNEGMVGLPIILNTGYTNSTAMVQVGGNGYRIPALRLKAEFNRQGALNCLLMRYIQARIIEVGQIAACNRYHNLEQRFACWLLMLRDSLQQDEFGLTQKFISQMLGVRRTGVTEVANKFKKADIIHYQRGLIRIVSQEKLEAHACECYWLIAKEFSRLLD, encoded by the coding sequence TTGTCCTCACCAAATTTAAGCAAGCCAGTCAATCGGCTATTAGCTACTCTACCAACCGAAGATTATCAACACCTTTTCCCCTATTTAGAACCAGTAAAGCTGACTCAAAATGAAATTCTTTATAATGCTGGAGAAGACTACAAATATGCTTACTTTCCCTCTCACTCAATTGTTTCTACCGTGGCGATTATGGAAAACGGTTCAACAATGGAGATTGGAATCATTGGCAATGAAGGCATGGTGGGACTGCCAATTATCTTGAATACTGGTTATACAAACTCTACCGCTATGGTTCAGGTGGGTGGCAATGGTTATCGAATTCCTGCCCTACGACTAAAAGCAGAGTTTAATCGCCAAGGAGCATTAAACTGTCTGCTGATGCGCTACATTCAAGCTCGAATAATCGAGGTTGGTCAAATTGCTGCCTGTAATCGCTATCACAACCTCGAGCAGCGATTTGCTTGTTGGTTGCTCATGCTACGAGACAGTCTTCAACAAGATGAATTCGGGTTAACTCAAAAATTTATCTCGCAAATGTTGGGAGTGCGCCGTACTGGTGTAACCGAAGTAGCTAACAAATTTAAAAAAGCAGACATTATTCACTATCAACGTGGCTTGATACGTATTGTCTCTCAAGAAAAGCTAGAAGCTCATGCCTGCGAATGTTACTGGCTAATTGCTAAAGAGTTTTCTCGGTTGCTCGATTGA
- a CDS encoding sterol desaturase family protein, whose translation MKLWLHYLFCFFSIILLRYFLVAGGTYWLFYSSDHKSLVKSPVNLKFPSRKLIKQDITLSIITTIALSICAAIVMTIYDSGATRLYWSVDKHGVWYLIASFLGVILLQDTCFYFFHRGFHHPRLFNWLHRGHHHSKHPTPWTSFALDFPEALIQGLFLVAVVFIIPLHFGVLALLLITMTIWALVNHLGFELFPKFPQHWLGKWLISSDHHSFHHRHYAQHYGLYFTFWDRLLGTN comes from the coding sequence ATGAAACTTTGGCTACATTACCTTTTTTGCTTTTTTAGTATTATTCTTTTGCGTTACTTTTTGGTTGCAGGAGGAACTTACTGGCTGTTCTATTCCTCTGACCACAAATCTTTGGTCAAAAGTCCTGTAAATCTCAAGTTTCCAAGTCGCAAGTTAATCAAACAAGACATCACCCTATCTATTATTACGACGATCGCGCTATCTATTTGTGCTGCGATAGTAATGACTATTTATGATTCTGGCGCTACTCGTTTGTATTGGTCAGTTGATAAACATGGGGTATGGTATTTGATTGCTAGTTTTTTAGGCGTGATTTTGCTACAGGATACCTGTTTCTACTTTTTTCATCGCGGATTTCATCATCCCCGATTATTTAACTGGCTGCATCGTGGACATCATCACTCCAAGCATCCAACACCCTGGACATCTTTTGCCCTTGATTTTCCTGAAGCGTTAATTCAAGGACTGTTTTTAGTGGCGGTGGTTTTTATAATTCCACTCCATTTTGGTGTTTTGGCTTTGCTGCTAATCACTATGACTATTTGGGCATTGGTTAATCATCTTGGTTTTGAGCTATTCCCTAAATTTCCTCAGCATTGGCTAGGCAAATGGTTGATTAGTTCGGATCATCATTCTTTTCATCATCGCCATTACGCTCAACATTATGGGCTTTATTTTACCTTTTGGGATCGCTTGCTGGGTACTAACTAA
- a CDS encoding DUF2382 domain-containing protein, which produces MDNFSKDEAVQTDLYNNDVDKIQAGIPETYQISLLEEKLVVKRSKLKVGEVVVRKEVETRMVHLPIRREKLIIEKVGATNEHLTEVDLGEGEINGVKFSELGNTNDIYQVQSGFISLEAVKQLLAKIDNLYQNESGAGANIQPTDRSNSKNVKVRLEIITDNSQSQQTFQDLCDSMDSSFN; this is translated from the coding sequence ATGGATAATTTTTCTAAGGATGAAGCTGTACAGACTGACCTTTACAACAACGATGTAGACAAAATACAGGCAGGAATACCAGAAACTTATCAAATTTCCTTGCTAGAAGAGAAATTAGTCGTCAAACGTAGCAAGCTCAAAGTTGGGGAAGTGGTTGTTCGCAAAGAAGTGGAAACGCGAATGGTACATTTGCCCATTCGCCGTGAAAAGTTAATTATAGAAAAAGTAGGTGCAACTAATGAACACCTAACAGAGGTTGATTTAGGAGAGGGGGAAATCAACGGCGTTAAGTTTAGTGAGTTGGGCAATACGAATGATATTTATCAAGTACAAAGTGGTTTTATTTCTCTAGAGGCGGTCAAACAGCTATTAGCTAAGATTGATAACCTTTATCAGAATGAATCGGGCGCTGGGGCTAACATCCAGCCTACGGATCGTTCTAATTCTAAAAATGTTAAAGTGCGCCTAGAGATAATTACCGATAATTCTCAATCTCAACAAACTTTTCAAGATCTTTGCGATTCTATGGATAGTTCTTTTAACTAA